In the Candidatus Margulisiibacteriota bacterium genome, one interval contains:
- the flgA gene encoding flagellar basal body P-ring formation chaperone FlgA: MKRSITTVLLIICAAGAVFASPVEDKIVEAIKLFVVARYPDFAKSQLQVEIRLNDKDAALLDLDDASAACKILDVFSDFKPIGNVIFPVQVKTKGETSKLFVRAKVEVLKKVVVAARKLPRNKAQQSEDFKYEVRDVAMLPQKYLTAIETLLGKETKIPVPQNSTVFEWMLREPAVIRAGSEISLVVVASDLGVRADGLALENGYLGEQIKVRKKDSPKILFGKVLSEKEVEVEIK, translated from the coding sequence ATGAAAAGATCTATAACTACAGTTTTGCTGATTATTTGCGCGGCCGGCGCGGTTTTTGCGTCGCCGGTCGAAGACAAGATCGTTGAGGCGATCAAGTTGTTCGTTGTCGCCAGATATCCTGATTTTGCCAAGAGCCAGCTGCAAGTTGAGATCAGGCTAAACGATAAAGATGCCGCTCTCCTGGATTTGGACGATGCCTCGGCTGCCTGCAAGATCCTGGATGTTTTTTCTGATTTTAAGCCGATCGGCAACGTGATCTTTCCGGTTCAGGTCAAGACAAAGGGGGAGACCAGCAAGCTTTTTGTCCGGGCGAAGGTCGAGGTCCTAAAAAAGGTGGTGGTTGCGGCCAGGAAGCTCCCGCGCAACAAGGCACAGCAAAGCGAAGACTTCAAATACGAGGTCAGGGATGTCGCGATGCTGCCGCAAAAATATTTGACCGCGATCGAAACGTTACTGGGAAAAGAGACCAAGATCCCGGTTCCGCAAAACAGCACGGTGTTTGAGTGGATGCTCCGCGAGCCGGCTGTCATTCGGGCCGGAAGCGAGATCAGCCTGGTTGTAGTAGCCTCAGATCTTGGGGTCAGGGCCGATGGGCTGGCTCTGGAGAACGGCTATCTTGGAGAGCAGATAAAGGTCAGAAAAAAAGATTCGCCGAAGATTTTATTCGGTAAGGTCCTGTCCGAAAAAGAAGTTGAGGTGGAAATCAAATGA
- a CDS encoding flagellar basal body P-ring protein FlgI, giving the protein MKRAKKTLIFVLLAVCVCTASYAASPPVRLKDIARVLEARDNQLMGFGLVVGLRNTGDRSQNEVTQQALANVLSRMGVIPQAVDFKTRNTAAVMVTAVLPPFVKPGDKIDVTVSSVGDATSLQGGTLLTTPLQGVDDQIYAVGQGNVVVGAESFPYVKQQTTTVGRIPGGALVEKEVAVTTSKTGTVTLVLNQPDFTSANRVVAALRKAGLNADAKDAATILVSSDAGEDYVALVSKIEAIRVTPDTVARIVINERTGTIVIGENVVIAPVAVSYGGIDVTIKDVALVADSGAATADQYQTITRARLDKTSAKLRVVPAAPTLSQLVRALNAINASPKDLISILQALKKSGAIKAELEVI; this is encoded by the coding sequence ATGAAAAGAGCGAAAAAAACATTGATCTTTGTTTTGCTGGCTGTTTGTGTTTGCACAGCCAGTTATGCCGCATCGCCCCCGGTTCGCCTCAAAGATATTGCCCGGGTTCTTGAAGCCAGGGACAATCAGCTGATGGGTTTTGGCCTGGTGGTTGGGTTGCGCAATACCGGAGACCGATCGCAAAATGAAGTTACCCAGCAAGCGCTGGCCAATGTTCTTTCCCGAATGGGAGTCATTCCCCAGGCGGTCGATTTTAAGACCAGAAATACCGCCGCGGTCATGGTGACTGCCGTCCTGCCGCCATTTGTTAAGCCGGGGGACAAAATTGATGTTACCGTTTCATCGGTTGGTGACGCCACCTCTTTGCAGGGGGGGACCCTCTTGACCACTCCATTGCAGGGTGTAGACGACCAGATCTACGCGGTTGGCCAGGGGAATGTGGTAGTTGGGGCCGAATCTTTTCCGTATGTTAAACAACAAACAACGACTGTTGGCCGGATCCCTGGCGGGGCGCTGGTTGAAAAAGAGGTCGCGGTCACGACCAGCAAGACCGGGACCGTGACCCTGGTCTTGAACCAGCCCGATTTCACTTCGGCGAATCGGGTGGTTGCCGCTTTGCGGAAAGCCGGTTTGAACGCCGATGCCAAAGACGCGGCGACGATCCTGGTCTCTTCCGATGCCGGGGAGGATTATGTTGCGCTGGTTTCAAAAATTGAAGCGATCAGGGTTACCCCTGATACTGTTGCCAGGATCGTGATCAATGAACGGACCGGAACGATCGTCATTGGAGAAAATGTCGTGATCGCGCCGGTTGCTGTGTCTTACGGCGGGATAGATGTAACTATCAAAGATGTGGCCCTGGTCGCTGATTCCGGGGCCGCTACCGCCGACCAATATCAGACTATAACCAGGGCGCGGCTTGATAAGACAAGTGCTAAACTGCGGGTAGTGCCGGCAGCGCCGACCCTTTCTCAACTGGTCAGGGCGTTGAATGCCATTAACGCTTCCCCCAAAGATCTGATCTCGATCCTTCAGGCGCTTAAGAAGAGCGGAGCGATCAAAGCCGAACTGGAGGTCATTTAA
- a CDS encoding flagellar basal body L-ring protein FlgH has product MRKFYAAILIGVLLSGLAAADSLWSEKGSSPYSPQKPYKVGDLINVIIMENSNARNLANTKTDVKDDLSFKYSQTFARLAPVLGSNNSATVNLANKYDGGGQTTRGSNVQARFAAWINEIRPNGILSVEGHHKVEVNNELQEITFTGLVRTKDISNTNTVYSYQVANASVSVKGTGSVADSETPGWMTRIINWLF; this is encoded by the coding sequence ATGAGAAAATTCTATGCCGCTATACTGATCGGGGTCCTGCTTTCAGGCCTGGCGGCGGCCGATTCACTGTGGAGCGAAAAAGGGTCTTCTCCTTATTCCCCTCAAAAACCTTACAAGGTTGGAGACCTGATCAACGTTATCATCATGGAAAACTCAAATGCCAGGAACCTGGCCAATACCAAAACTGATGTCAAAGACGACCTGTCATTTAAGTACAGCCAGACTTTTGCCCGGCTGGCTCCGGTCCTTGGCTCCAATAATTCGGCGACGGTCAACCTGGCCAATAAATATGACGGCGGGGGGCAGACGACCAGAGGGAGCAATGTCCAGGCGAGGTTTGCCGCCTGGATCAACGAGATCAGGCCGAACGGCATATTATCGGTCGAGGGACACCATAAGGTTGAAGTGAACAATGAATTGCAGGAGATCACTTTTACCGGATTGGTTCGGACCAAAGATATTTCCAATACGAACACGGTTTATTCCTATCAGGTAGCTAACGCGAGCGTTTCGGTCAAGGGGACCGGCTCGGTTGCCGATTCGGAAACTCCTGGTTGGATGACCAGAATAATTAATTGGCTTTTCTAA